From the Phorcysia thermohydrogeniphila genome, the window AAACCAAGAACTTTTAAAGGAAGTAACAGAACTCTTTGCAAGTCAATCAAACAGCCTCAATATCGTTATTGCAGACTACATACATGGGCTGTTCCCGCTGTTCTTCAGAAAGGTTGGTACCTACCTTGATAGAGAAGGCGTAAAAACATCCAATATATGCGGAGGTATCGTCTCTACTGTTATAGATAACGAAAGACTTCCCGGCTACATATTTGCTGAAGGAGAAGTACTAAAAAATAGCTTTTCAGTTGTTAGCTTTGAAAACGTAAAGTTTGAGATGGGCTTATCCACGGGAATCTTTAAGAGAGGTCCCATATACACAATAACCTCAGGTAAAGGCTTTTTCATATACGAGCTTGATAACAAACCCGCAGGTTTCCTCCCTCAAGCCCTTTTAAGGGGAATTGAAAAAAGGAAAAAGGAATACCTCTGGTACACTCCCCTCGTTATTATGAACGAGGAGGGGGAACTATTAGCACTAAGGACCTTCAAAAACTTTACCGATAGGTACGTAGAGGTTTGGGCTCCAGTAGAAAAAGGACAAAAAGTCAAGTTAGCTATCGTAATCCCCGACGAGATACTAAGAGACACGGAAATTGTGGCTAAGTCCGTCAAAGAAAAAATAGGCTTTGCGGAACTGGTTATTAACTTTTCCTGCACTGCACGACAGTACACCTTAGAAGACCGAGCCCACGAGGAAGTTGAAATCTACGGCAAAATACTAAACGCCCCCATTTTTGGTTTTTTCACCCACGGTGAAATAGCTTTAGGAATTGACGGAAAGAAACTGAAGTTACACAACCAGACCTCTGTTGTAGTAGCTATCAGGGAGGAAAAATGAGAGACAACATTAAACTGAGAATATTTATTAACTACTTGGACGAACTTACGAGGAAGTATGATGAGATTTTTTCCCTAAAAGAGCAATTAATGAAGGAACTCCAAGAGAGAGCCACTTATGACCTTCTAACAGGCCTCTACAACCGTTACGCCCTTTTTGATTTTCTGGAAAGGGAGCTCCAGAGGCTCAAGAGAAAGGGAAAGGGCAAAATATACGTAGTCTTTCTTGACTTAGACAACTTCAAGGTCGTTAACGATACATTCGGACACAGAAAGGGGGATGAAATTTTAAAAGCAGTGGCGGAGCTCCTGAAGGAGAACTTCCGCAAGTACGATATCGTCTCCCGCTTCGGAGGGGATGAATTTGTCATTGTTATCAGCGATGAAAACGGTTCTTGCGAGATAAACACTCTCCTTTCTAGGGTGAGGAAACTAATAGAAGAAGAATTTTCCCCCTATTCCCTCTCTGTTAGCTATGGAGTTGCTGTTGCCCCAGATGAAGGAACTGATGCCTACCAGCTGATACAGCTGGCAGACAGCAGAATGTACGAGATGAAAAATGGAAAGAAGGGGAAGACCCCCCCGACTATTTGTTAAGGGCAGCAAATATCTTCTCTATCTTGTCCTTGAGAGTTTCTGCCGTAAACGGCTTAACAATATAGTTGTTGACACCAGCCTTAATGGCCATTAGGACGTTTTCCTTCTTAGCTTCAGCAGTAACCATCAAAATCGGCAAGTGCTTTAGTTTTTCATCTTTCCTTATTTCCTGAACGAGCTCTATTCCAGTCATGTTGGGCATATTCCAATCTGTAATGACAAGCTGATATTTATCAGGATTCCTCCTGAGTATCTCAAGAGCTTGCTTACCGTCCTCGGCCTCGTCAACGTTCTTGTAACCGAGCTGGGCAAGAAGCGTCTTAAGTATTTTCCTCATCGCTGCCATATCATCAACGATGAGGATATTGATGTCACTGTTAGGCATCGCCATCCTTTACCTCCTTTCTGGTAGCTTAGCGTACTCGTGAACAAGTTTAACTAAGTCTGGCGCATCAAATTTTACAAGGTGAGCATCTGCTCCAACAAACTTACTTTTATCAACGTTAGCTCTATCGCTTAAGGAAGTGTTTATTATTACTGGAATTTTGGAGAGCTCCGGGTCCTCCTTAACTTTCCGCGTAAAGGTCAGCCCGTCCATTCCCGGCATTTCTATATCTGAGATTATCAGCTGGACGTACTCCGTTATATCTTTACCGGACTTCTTAGCATCTTCAAGCCACTTGTGGAGAAGTTGTAGTGCCTCTATGCCGTTCTGAGCTTCAAAGACTGTATGTCCATCAGCTTCCAGTATTCTTCGTATAATCTTCCTAGCTACCGGGCTGTCGTCAAGTATGAGGATGTTAAAGTGTCCCTTCCTCTCAATACCCTCTATAACGTCCTCCGGCGTTTCTACGCCGAATATCTTTATCATTCCAAGCTCGTCAAGAATTCCCTCAAAGTCTAAAAGGAGCAGTAGCTTGTTATCTTCAATCTCTACAACGCCTATTACTTTACCTCCAAGTTTTTCGTCTATGCTCCTCGGAGGTCTCCTTATATCTGCCCAACGTATTCTTCTTATTCTCTTTGCCTCGTGAACAACAACTCCAACAATTTCCCTAAGAAACTCCATAACGATAACGTACTTGCCAGCCCCCGGAGGCTCCTTTATCCTCATCCAACGGGCAAGGTTGATTATGGGAACCATCTGTCCCCTTATCTTCGCAAGTCCTTCCGCTTCCTTTGGAAGTCCGGGAGCTTTCACTATATCCTTAGGCTTAAAAATCACCTCCTTAACCTTAGCTACGTTTACGCCAAGTATCCACTCGTAGGTGCCACCATCTTCAAGGACTTCAAACATCCTAAAGTCTATAATCTCAAGCTCGTTAGCTCCTGTCTCAAGTATTTTGGGGAGAAGTTCCTTTTTCCTTGCCATAGCTTATTTCCTTTGCTGGTTTTTAAGAATCTCAGAAATCGCTAATATGAGGTTACTGCTAATCTGGCTTGTTATCTCTGCAATCTCAGACTCTTTGTCAGCCATCTCTTCAACGTCGTCGGCATTGAGGGCAAGGAAGAGCTCCTTGAGTAACAGTTTAACGTCAAATAGTCTCTCTTCAACGTCGGAGAAGTACTTCTCTATTCCGGGGTATTTCCCGATAATCTCTGCTAAGTCCTTATCCTGCGGGCTCAGTAGCCTTATAAGCGTATCAACCTCTGAGATAATTGAGATATCGGGGTTAATGCCGTCTACAAACTTGCTCTTAATAACCTCGTTAACCTTCCTGCTAAACTCTCCAAGCTTAGCAAGCCTATCAAGGATGACAGCAGCGTCACCTATATCAACCAAGTAGAATGTCTCCCATATCTTGTGGAGGCTCGCGTCGGTCTTCTCGGCTATCTTGATAACCTTGTCGGACTGTTCCCTTACAGAGGTTATAAGGTTGTTGGATCTGTGGATGTTCTTGACGATTTCGTCTATCTTCTCCTTCTGGATGTTAACAACCTCTGAGAGGTTGTTGATTACGGAAAGAACTTCTTTTGAGGATTCCTTAAGGGAGGTGTAGGTGTTCTGGTTTTCCTTGAATATGTTCATACCCTCTTCAACCGCCTGAACGCTCCTGCTCGTTATCTCTGCCGTTTTGCCCATCTGCTCACGCATGTTCTTAACAACTTCCCTTATCTCAATTGCCGACTTGTTGGTCCTCTCTGCCAGCTTCCTTACCTCATCGGCAACTACGGCAAAGCCCCTTCCGGCCTCTCCAGCCCTTGCCGCTTCAATAGCCGCGTTGAGGGCAAGGAGGTTCGTCTGTTCCGTAATTGAGGTTATAACTTCAACTACCCTGTCTATCTGCTCCGTCTGAACTTGAAGGGACTTAACGACTTCCTCCATCTCCCTCGTTATGTCCCTAATGTACTGCATCTGCTGGATTGACTCTATCGTCTTGGTCTCGGCCGTCTCAAGCTCTTTTAGGACAAACTGGTAGTTCTCAAGGAGCTTCTCTGAAACTTCAACCAGCTTGTTAACGGCCTTTTCAATGTCCTCAGTAGAAACTATCTGGCTCTCAGATAGCTTAAGAACTTCTTGAAGTTCCTTAATAGCAACAGAGATTGCCACTATGGTCTCTAAGTTGTTTACTAAGGACTGCTTTGTAGCTTTAAGGTTCTGAAGGAACATTCTTTGGGCGTTTTCAAGCTGTTTTTCTATCTCCTTCTCTGCCGTTGCGTCCTTCCAAGTGGCTAAGTAGTACCTAATAGAACCGTCCTTGTTGGTTATGGCGTGCCTGTAGGAGGCCATTACGTAAGGGCCAACCTGTATGTCGGCGTTCTTCTTGTGTTCTCCCGGACGTAGAGCTTTGAGGAGCTCCTTAACCCTTTCTGGATCCTTGTGGAAGAGGTGAATACTCGCTCCCACGAGCTTGTCCGGGTCAATACCAAACTCAGAAACGAAAACCTCCCTCCACTTGTGGGCTATCTCCAGAGCTCTCCTGTTGGCGTAGACTATCTTGTTACCGTCCCTTCCCGGTTTAAAGTCGGGCGTCGCTAAGAAGATTGCCTCCTCCATTAGGGAATCAAGTATCTGCTTGTACATGTGTATGTCATTTTCAAGGAGCTCTTTTTCCTTCCTTAGGGATTCAAGCTTTTTTGAGAGTTCAAGGTTCTTCTGAGAAAACTTTGAGAGCTCTCCGTTAAGCGACTCTTTTTCTTTCCTTAAAGAGTCACACTCCCTTTTTAGCTTTTCGTTTTCTTCCTTCAAAGACTCAAGCTCCTTACGGAGCCTCTCTATCTCCCTTCTCTCCCAAGAGCAAAACATCACTAATCCTCCCGATTGAAGATTGACTCTATGTTCAGAATTATCAGAAGCTCCCTATCAAGCTGAACAACGCCGGATATGTACTTAACGTCTATTCCTATCGTGCCTATGGGCTCTGGCAGGATGTCTCCCTCTAGGAACTTTATAGAACCAACAATCTCATCAACGACTACTCCCACCTCTCCCTTTGGAGTTTCAACAATGACAATCTTGTTCCTTGAGTAGATATCCTCAGGAATCTCGTCCACTATCCCAAGGTGCTCTTTAAGGTTTATGACAGGAACGATTTTTCCCCTTAAGTTCATTACGCCAATTACAAAGCTTGGGGCTTTGGGAACGGGGGTTATATCTCTGTTGTTCGTAATCTCAACTACCTGTTCTATTGGAACGCTTACAAGCTCTTCCTTTAGCTTAAAGGCTATTACCTGAATTTCTTTCTCGTGAACCTCGCCTATGAGCTCTTCAACGCCGATAACGTTTATCTCTTTCTTCTCTGGCTGGTTCATCTCCTCACTCCAATTAGCTTGACCTTGTAGTCTGAAAGGAGGGAGTTTAGGTCCAAGATTAGAACTACCCTTCCATCTCCTGCAATCGTTGCCCCGGCTATACCGGGAATGTCTGAAAGGAGCTCCCCAAGGGACTTAATGACTATCTCCTCCTCACCGTAGAGGGCCTCTATTGAAACGGCTATTAACCTTTCCCCAACCTTTACGATTACGATAAAGTGCTTTTCGTCCTCGTCCTCAACTTCAAGGAGCTCGTTGAGAGAAAAGAGAGGTAGAACCTCGTCCCTAAGCATAAAGCTCTTAAAGCTTCCGACCTCCTTAACGAGGCTCTCGTCGTACCTTACTACCTCAACGACGGAGTGGAGGGGCACGGCGTAAACCTGTCCCCTTATGCCTATCATGAGGGTTCTTATGATTGCTACAGTTAAGGGAAGCTTGAGAAGGATAGTAGTCCCTTTACCCAGCTCGCTGTCTATCTCTATTGAGCCCCTCAAGGAGTGAATCGTGCTTGCAACAACGTCCATACCGACGCCCCTTCCGGAGACGTCGCTCACCTTCTCGGCCGTAGAAAATCCCGGCAGGAAGAGAAGCTCGTAGGCCTCCTTGTCGGACATCTGGGCTGCCTGCTCCGGCGTTATAAGGCCTTTTTCAAGGGCTTTCTTCTTAACTTTTTCAGGGTCAATGCCCCTACCGTCGTCCTCTATGCCAACTACGATGTGGTCACCCTCGTGGAATGCAAAGAGCCTAATGGTTCCGGTTTCAGGTTTTCCTTTTTGAACTCTCTCCTCCGGAG encodes:
- a CDS encoding response regulator, whose amino-acid sequence is MAMPNSDINILIVDDMAAMRKILKTLLAQLGYKNVDEAEDGKQALEILRRNPDKYQLVITDWNMPNMTGIELVQEIRKDEKLKHLPILMVTAEAKKENVLMAIKAGVNNYIVKPFTAETLKDKIEKIFAALNK
- a CDS encoding methyl-accepting chemotaxis protein: MFCSWERREIERLRKELESLKEENEKLKRECDSLRKEKESLNGELSKFSQKNLELSKKLESLRKEKELLENDIHMYKQILDSLMEEAIFLATPDFKPGRDGNKIVYANRRALEIAHKWREVFVSEFGIDPDKLVGASIHLFHKDPERVKELLKALRPGEHKKNADIQVGPYVMASYRHAITNKDGSIRYYLATWKDATAEKEIEKQLENAQRMFLQNLKATKQSLVNNLETIVAISVAIKELQEVLKLSESQIVSTEDIEKAVNKLVEVSEKLLENYQFVLKELETAETKTIESIQQMQYIRDITREMEEVVKSLQVQTEQIDRVVEVITSITEQTNLLALNAAIEAARAGEAGRGFAVVADEVRKLAERTNKSAIEIREVVKNMREQMGKTAEITSRSVQAVEEGMNIFKENQNTYTSLKESSKEVLSVINNLSEVVNIQKEKIDEIVKNIHRSNNLITSVREQSDKVIKIAEKTDASLHKIWETFYLVDIGDAAVILDRLAKLGEFSRKVNEVIKSKFVDGINPDISIISEVDTLIRLLSPQDKDLAEIIGKYPGIEKYFSDVEERLFDVKLLLKELFLALNADDVEEMADKESEIAEITSQISSNLILAISEILKNQQRK
- a CDS encoding chemotaxis protein CheW — translated: MNQPEKKEINVIGVEELIGEVHEKEIQVIAFKLKEELVSVPIEQVVEITNNRDITPVPKAPSFVIGVMNLRGKIVPVINLKEHLGIVDEIPEDIYSRNKIVIVETPKGEVGVVVDEIVGSIKFLEGDILPEPIGTIGIDVKYISGVVQLDRELLIILNIESIFNRED
- a CDS encoding chemotaxis protein, which translates into the protein MARKKELLPKILETGANELEIIDFRMFEVLEDGGTYEWILGVNVAKVKEVIFKPKDIVKAPGLPKEAEGLAKIRGQMVPIINLARWMRIKEPPGAGKYVIVMEFLREIVGVVVHEAKRIRRIRWADIRRPPRSIDEKLGGKVIGVVEIEDNKLLLLLDFEGILDELGMIKIFGVETPEDVIEGIERKGHFNILILDDSPVARKIIRRILEADGHTVFEAQNGIEALQLLHKWLEDAKKSGKDITEYVQLIISDIEMPGMDGLTFTRKVKEDPELSKIPVIINTSLSDRANVDKSKFVGADAHLVKFDAPDLVKLVHEYAKLPERR
- a CDS encoding GGDEF domain-containing protein; translated protein: MRDNIKLRIFINYLDELTRKYDEIFSLKEQLMKELQERATYDLLTGLYNRYALFDFLERELQRLKRKGKGKIYVVFLDLDNFKVVNDTFGHRKGDEILKAVAELLKENFRKYDIVSRFGGDEFVIVISDENGSCEINTLLSRVRKLIEEEFSPYSLSVSYGVAVAPDEGTDAYQLIQLADSRMYEMKNGKKGKTPPTIC
- a CDS encoding FIST C-terminal domain-containing protein, with product MKVKILSSTNPVLQLAFEEIARRLERKPDFAFISVSPLYPAQDVPYCIEKILGLERGKYVGFSAVDAFENTKIIAGGIVACFFWFEGKGRVKQYHFPSIDKRLANQELLKEVTELFASQSNSLNIVIADYIHGLFPLFFRKVGTYLDREGVKTSNICGGIVSTVIDNERLPGYIFAEGEVLKNSFSVVSFENVKFEMGLSTGIFKRGPIYTITSGKGFFIYELDNKPAGFLPQALLRGIEKRKKEYLWYTPLVIMNEEGELLALRTFKNFTDRYVEVWAPVEKGQKVKLAIVIPDEILRDTEIVAKSVKEKIGFAELVINFSCTARQYTLEDRAHEEVEIYGKILNAPIFGFFTHGEIALGIDGKKLKLHNQTSVVVAIREEK